The following proteins come from a genomic window of Salvia hispanica cultivar TCC Black 2014 chromosome 4, UniMelb_Shisp_WGS_1.0, whole genome shotgun sequence:
- the LOC125185145 gene encoding FCS-Like Zinc finger 15-like — protein MKTPQNLHHLSAAAMKREMVGLSVILENYIRRSPQILSKGAMIRPSSPPFTNSSLFPRFLENCSLCRRKLLPGNDIFMYKGDMPFCSVDCRSRQIFIDEKESCTFEYTCSAAATATSSPPPSSSRSGEGERVRFSVSTPC, from the exons AtgaaaaccccccaaaatctCCACCATCTCTCCGCCGCAGCAATGAAACGTGAGATGGTAGGATTAAGCGTGATCCTCGAAAACTACATCAGAAGAAGCCCCCAAATTCTCAGCAAAGGCGCCATGATCAGACCTTCCTCTCCTCCATTCACCAATTCCTCTCTTTTCCCCCGATTTCTGGAGAATTGCTCCCTCTGCCGGCGAAAATTATTGCCGGGGAATGACATATTCATGTACAA AGGGGATATGCCGTTTTGCAGTGTGGATTGCAGGTCCAGGCAGATTTTCATCGACGAAAAGGAGAGTTGTACGTTTGAGTACACCTGTTCAGCAGCTGCTACTGCCACGTCATCCCCGCCGCCGTCGTCTTCCCGCAGCGGCGAGGGAGAGCGTGTGCGTTTTTCCGTTTCTACCCCTTGCTGA
- the LOC125218950 gene encoding epoxide hydrolase A-like gives MEEIEHKSLTLNGLNMHVAEAGQGPTILFLHGFPECWYTWRHQLPFFAALGYRAVAPDLRGYADTTGAPASDPAEFTTLHVVGDLVALIDAVAPPGEKVFVVGHDWGAIIAWALCLYRPDKVRALVNMSVAFSRRNPVKKPIETLRSFYGDDYYIIRFQEPGQIEHEFAQIGTKNVLKNILTYRKPEPLHLPKGKAFPDAPITLPAWLSEEDVDYYASKYDAAGFTGALNYYRALDINWELTAPWRGAKIQVPVKFLVGDLDLTYHAPGAKDYINKGGLKQDCPLLKEVVVMEGVGHFLHEEKCDEVNQHILSFFKALSSSSFCSAL, from the exons atggaagaaatcGAGCACAAATCCCTAACCCTCAACGGGCTGAACATGCACGTGGCGGAAGCGGGCCAGGGCCCGACCATCCTCTTCCTCCACGGCTTCCCGGAATGCTGGTACACGTGGCGCCACCAGCTGCCCTTCTTCGCCGCCCTCGGCTACCGCGCCGTGGCCCCCGACCTCCGCGGCTACGCCGACACCACCGGCGCGCCGGCCAGCGACCCCGCCGAGTTCACCACGCTGCACGTGGTCGGCGACCTGGTGGCGCTCATCGACGCGGTGGCGCCGCCGGGGGAGAAGGTGTTCGTCGTGGGCCACGATTGGGGCGCGATTATCGCCTGGGCCCTCTGCCTGTACCGGCCCGATAAGGTCCGGGCCTTGGTCAACATGAGCGTCGCTTTCAGCCGCCGAAACCCGGTTAAGAAGCCCATTGAGACGCTGCGCAGCTTTTATGGAGatgattattatattatcagATTTCAg GAACCAGGGCAGATTGAACATGAATTTGCCCAAATAGGAACAAAAAATGTCTTGAAAAACATCCTAACATACCGAAAACCGGAGCCACTTCACCTTCCTAAGGGCAAGGCGTTCCCGGATGCTCCGATCACTTTACCCGCATGGCTCTCCGAGGAAGATGTTGATTACTATGCTAGCAAATACGACGCTGCCGGCTTCACCGGAGCTCTGAACTACTACCGAGCCCTCGACAT AAATTGGGAGCTAACGGCGCCATGGAGGGGAGCGAAAATCCAAGTGCCGGTGAAATTCCTGGTCGGAGATCTTGACCTGACCTACCATGCTCCGGGCGCCAAGGACTACATTAACAAAGGGGGGTTGAAGCAGGATTGCCCTTTGTTGAAGGAGGTTGTGGTGATGGAAGGTGTTGGCCATTTTCTCCATGAAGAGAAGTGTGATGAAGTTAATCAACATattctttccttcttcaaggccttatcatcttcttccttctgcTCTGCATTGTGA
- the LOC125221657 gene encoding lipoamide acyltransferase component of branched-chain alpha-keto acid dehydrogenase complex, mitochondrial: protein MICRQFHQKNPRSLSQWWRFVSSATAPPSRASSAAADSELVPVFRAQDDIFKKPKMLFSSKNRCPESSWSMPIGISRCRFSTQTMADAPFDGVVDVPLAQTGEGIAECELLKWFVQEGEQVEEFQPLCEVQSDKATIEITSRYKGRVSKVLHVPGDIVKVGETLLKMVVDEDALFSQPSEILEVIKAQVPDASKPEDAGPGVSKPKVGGVRSTPAVRNLAKQYGVNIEDVRGTGEEGRVLKEDILAYAARGGVLSETSASADQSLEGDQIIPNISSTYGWEYEDQTIPLRGFQRAMVKAMTLAAKIPHFHYVDEINCNALVELKASFQRANSDAGVKYTFLPVLIKSLSMALSKYPMLNSCFSDESQEVTLKGSHNIGIAMATPHGLVVPNIKKVQSLSIFEITKELARLQELALANKLSSDDISRGTITLSNIGAIGGKFGSPLINAPEVSIIAIGRIQKVPQYDEGGNVYPASIMTVNIGSDHRVLDGATVAKFCNEWKQFIEKPELLMLHTR from the exons ATGATTTGTCgacaatttcatcaaaaaaatcCGCGGAGTTTGAGCCAGTGGTGGCGATTTGTTTCCTCCGCCACCGCTCCGCCGTCGAGGGCCTCCAGCGCCGCCGCTGATTCGGAGCTGGTTCCTGTCTTCCGAGCTCAAGATGACATTTTTAAGAAGCCCAAAATGTTGTTTTCATCGAAGAATCGTTGCCCAGAAAGTTCT TGGAGCATGCCAATTGGGATTAGTAGGTGTAGATTTTCGACTCAAACTATGGCCGATGCCCCTTTCGATGGTGTGGTAGATGTGCCTTTGGCGCAGACTGGTGAAGGAATTGCGGAATGCGAACTTCTTAAATGGTTCGTTCAGGAG GGTGAGCAAGTCGAAGAATTCCAACCACTTTGTGAGGTTCAAAGCGACAAAGCAACGATAGAGATCACAAGTCGTTACAAAGGAAGAGTTTCGAAGGTTCTTCATGTCCCCGGTGATATTGTTAAG GTCGGAGAAACTCTTTTGAAGATGGTTGTTGACGAAGATGCCCTCTTTAGTCAGCCTTCTGAAATATTGGAAGTTATCAAGGCACAAGTTCCCGATGCAAGTAAACCAGAAGATGCTGGTCCAGGTGTCAGTAAACCAAAGGTTGGCGGTGTGAGGTCCACGCCTGCTGTTCGTAATCTTGCAAAACAATATGGTGTAAATATTGAAGATGTTCGTGGAACCGGTGAAGAGGGGAGAGTGTTGAAAGAGGATATCCTTGCTTATGCTGCTCGTGGAGGTGTTCTGAGCGAAACCTCAGCTTCTGCCGATCAAAGTCTTGAAGGAGATCAGATCATCCCGAATATTTCTTCGACATATGGCTGGGAGTATGAAGACCAGACTATCCCTCTGAG GGGATTCCAGCGTGCTATGGTCAAAGCAATGACGTTAGCTGCGAAAATTCCACATTTCCATTATGTGGATGAGATAAACTGCAATGCCCTCGTCGAGCTCAAAGCATCCTTCCAAAGAGCGAATTCTGATGCAGGCGTTAAGTACACTTTCCTTCCTGTTCTGATAAAGTCTCTTTCGATGGCATTGAGCAAATATCCCATGCTTAATAGTTGCTTTAGTGACGAATCGCAAGAGGTGACTCTCAAAG GATCCCACAACATTGGTATTGCGATGGCTACTCCACACGGTCTAGTCGTACCTAACATTAAGAAAGTTCAGTCTCTCTCCATCTTCGAG ATCACAAAGGAGCTGGCGCGGCTCCAAGAGTTGGCCCTGGCTAACAAGCTCAGTTCCGATGACATATCGCGTGGAACCATCACCTTAAGCAACATCGGTGCAATTGGAGGGAAATTCGGCTCCCCCCTCATCAATGCACCCGAAGTTTCCATTATCGCGATTGGAAGAATCCAGAAAGTTCCACAGTATGACGAAGGCGGGAACGTGTATCCCGCCTCGATTATGACG GTAAACATAGGCTCTGATCACAGAGTTCTCGATGGTGCAACGGTCGCAAAGTTCTGCAACGAGTGGAAGCAATTCATCGAGAAACCCGAGCTCCTGATGCTTCACACAAGATGA
- the LOC125217703 gene encoding uncharacterized protein LOC125217703, which translates to MDIFTTKSMSNKSPIFPIPQHFTDYGFEPQIDYFQVLEEARRHKRESSIDVHFKLQKPISRDESSKKIKKSKKRWWRSALLLFFKFPKRAPPAAADHGGRSRIGSISGPIYVTESRSGGSTPCYRSGPLVKGGDGIPYLSLREVNAAETPIYLVT; encoded by the exons ATGGACATtttcacaacaaaatcaatGTCCAACAAATCCCCCATTTTCCCCATTCCTCAACACTTCACCGACTACGGCTTTGAACCCCAAATCGACTACTTTCAG gtTTTGGAAGAAGCTCGAAGGCACAAGAGGGAATCATCCATAGACGTCCATTTCAAGCTTCAGAAGCCCATTTCCAGAGACGAATCGTCCAAGAAGATCAAGAAGAGCAAGAAGCGGTGGTGGCGCAGCGccctcctcctcttcttcaagTTTCCCAAACGGGCGCCCCCCGCCGCCGCTGATCACGGCGGCAGAAGCCGGATTGGGTCGATATCGGGGCCGATTTACGTGACGGAGAGCAGGAGCGGGGGCTCGACGCCTTGTTACAGGTCGGGGCCGCTGGTGAAGGGTGGGGATGGAATCCCGTATTTGAGTCTCCGGGAGGTGAATGCGGCGGAGACGCCCATTTATTTGGTCACGTGA
- the LOC125221658 gene encoding epoxide hydrolase A-like, translating to MSKIEHKSVPINGLQMHVAEVGEGPLVLFIHGFPELWYSWRHQMRFVAAHGYRAVAPDMRGYGDTTGAPLEEASKFSIMHLVGDLIALLDAVAPSEDKVFVVGHDWGAYVAWHLAMYRPDRVRALVNLSVPFIPRNPEMNPVDSMRKLYGDDHYICRFQEPGDIEAVFEKAGTKEVLKNVFSYRDSAPFFFPKGKGFIYSFDRAPWLTEEDLDYYVSRFEKTGFTGGVNYYRAFGLNWELNAPWSGAGVTVPAKFITGEYDLVYHTHGTKDFIHGGGFKKFVPLLEDVVVLEGAAHFVNQERPDEINEHILAFIKQF from the exons atgtcGAAAATCGAGCACAAATCGGTTCCCATCAACGGGCTGCAGATGCACGTGGCGGAGGTGGGGGAGGGGCCGCTCGTCCTCTTCATCCACGGCTTCCCGGAGCTCTGGTACTCGTGGCGCCACCAGATGCGGTTCGTGGCGGCGCACGGCTACCGCGCGGTGGCGCCGGACATGCGGGGCTACGGCGACACCACGGGCGCGCCGCTCGAGGAGGCGTCGAAGTTCAGCATAATGCACCTGGTGGGGGACCTGATCGCGCTGCTGGACGCGGTGGCGCCGAGCGAAGACAAGGTGTTTGTTGTTGGGCATGACTGGGGCGCCTACGTGGCTTGGCACCTGGCCATGTACAGGCCCGACAGAGTCAGGGCTTTGGTCAATCTCAGCGTGCCGTTTATCCCCAGGAACCCTGAGATGAACCCCGTTGACTCGATGAGGAAATTGTATGGTGATGATCACTACATCTGCAGGTTTCAG GAACCTGGTGATATAGAAGCTGTGTTTGAGAAGGCTGGCACCAAGGAGGTTCTCAAGAACGTGTTTTCATACCGCGATTCTGCTCCATTTTTCTTCCCTAAGGGCAAAGGATTTATCTACTCCTTTGATAGAGCACCTTGGTTAACAGAGGAGGATCTTGACTATTATGTCAGCAGATTCGAGAAGACTGGTTTCACCGGAGGAGTGAATTACTATCGTGCGTTTGGCTT AAACTGGGAACTGAACGCGCCGTGGTCCGGAGCTGGAGTAACGGTGCCAGCAAAGTTTATCACCGGGGAATACGACCTCGTCTATCACACTCACGGGACCAAAGATTTCATACACGGGGGCGGGTTCAAGAAATTTGTGCCACTGTTGGAGGATGTCGTCGTGCTCGAAGGTGCTGCTCACTTTGTCAATCAAGAAAGGCCAGATGAGATCAATGAACATATACTTGCTTTCATCAAGCAGTTCTAA